From the genome of Gracilibacillus salitolerans, one region includes:
- a CDS encoding ABC transporter substrate-binding protein, translated as MFNFNCMRLPFLMISIFILFFIFGCSTEESDSSAENNETASNDEQSEDDVTKLTYWHNWETGPGGEEIQQSVAAFNKAHPNIEVEPVYVAADGGDSVSSKLVTAVAGGNPPDVMLASRYGIAEYMDSLTLLNDLAERDGIDGDIYYDWAWGESTFEGDILGLPYDGTSRALYYNKDHFAEAGLDPEDPPTTIEELEDAARQLTEQEDGRFNQFGLIPWLGEGWLYSWGWSFGGEFVDESNQVTANNPQVVEALEWMTGFATELGAQNVLSFANSQGSNAQDPFISEQVSMVVQGNWVMAQIEEYNPDLNYGVSYIPTPTGDDFTTFLGGRALIIPKGVEGDRLEAAWEFVKWLSSTEEGQKHKEIKGEYSVLPEVNDELFGDIPNHQPFLDVLPNGRHRPVVLAGNMMWDELAKAPDLVLDGQGTPQEILDRVNETINNAIEQEEARRE; from the coding sequence ATGTTTAATTTCAATTGTATGCGCTTACCTTTTTTGATGATCTCAATATTTATTTTATTCTTTATTTTTGGATGTTCTACTGAAGAGAGTGATAGCAGTGCTGAGAATAATGAAACTGCAAGCAATGATGAACAGTCTGAAGACGACGTGACTAAATTAACATATTGGCATAATTGGGAAACAGGCCCTGGAGGTGAAGAGATTCAACAATCTGTTGCTGCATTTAATAAAGCGCACCCCAATATAGAGGTTGAACCGGTATATGTAGCTGCTGATGGTGGGGACTCTGTTTCCTCTAAACTAGTTACTGCAGTTGCGGGAGGGAATCCTCCTGATGTAATGCTTGCAAGTCGGTATGGAATCGCGGAATATATGGATTCATTAACATTACTAAACGATTTGGCAGAGCGAGATGGAATAGACGGAGACATTTACTATGATTGGGCGTGGGGGGAGTCGACATTTGAAGGTGATATATTAGGACTCCCATATGACGGTACCTCCAGAGCTTTATATTATAACAAAGATCATTTTGCAGAGGCCGGACTTGATCCTGAAGATCCACCGACCACCATCGAAGAATTAGAAGATGCAGCACGGCAACTAACGGAACAAGAAGATGGTAGATTTAATCAATTTGGACTTATTCCCTGGTTAGGAGAAGGCTGGTTATATTCGTGGGGCTGGTCTTTCGGGGGTGAATTTGTTGATGAATCTAATCAAGTGACCGCTAACAATCCTCAAGTTGTAGAAGCCCTAGAATGGATGACTGGTTTCGCTACAGAATTGGGTGCTCAAAATGTACTAAGCTTTGCAAATTCTCAGGGTAGCAATGCTCAAGATCCATTTATTAGTGAACAGGTATCTATGGTAGTTCAAGGTAACTGGGTTATGGCACAAATTGAGGAATATAATCCCGATTTAAATTATGGAGTGTCCTATATCCCTACTCCGACTGGTGATGACTTTACTACATTCCTAGGAGGAAGAGCATTAATTATACCAAAAGGAGTGGAAGGAGACCGATTAGAGGCTGCATGGGAGTTTGTTAAGTGGCTAAGTTCTACAGAGGAGGGCCAAAAACATAAGGAAATTAAAGGGGAGTATTCAGTACTTCCTGAAGTGAACGATGAACTTTTTGGCGATATTCCGAATCACCAACCATTTTTGGATGTATTGCCGAACGGGCGACATCGACCGGTTGTATTAGCTGGGAATATGATGTGGGATGAATTGGCAAAAGCACCGGATCTGGTCCTTGATGGACAGGGTACTCCTCAAGAAATTCTGGATAGGGTAAATGAAACAATTAATAATGCGATCGAACAGGAAGAAGCTAGGAGAGAATAA
- a CDS encoding XylR family transcriptional regulator gives MSYITNRKKNPNYHVALIIETSNEYARGLIRGIKEYLNENRPWSIYLGEHSRDHTDLGWLENWKGDGIIARIETKEIASIISDIDLPTVDVSADRFLPKLPCVETDNQAIANMAADHLISKGFNHFGFCGEMQFPWAKQRCQFFIKYLKDKGFHCHTFESSREKSWSKDREDMALWLESLPKPIGIMASYDILGQKLLEACQLTNITVPYQVGVIGVDNDELLCNLSAPSLSSIVPDTLNTGYKAAEILDRWMAGEKVKPELHLFPPIKLLTRVSTDVVNVEDELVSQAVQIIRNHAYDDIKVEDILKDVLVSRSVLDNRFKKALGRTPHQEIIETKMNLMKQLLSDTDLPLSLIAERIGFKHSEYMNVLFKRKTGLTPGQYRKFSL, from the coding sequence ATGAGTTACATTACAAACCGCAAAAAGAACCCAAATTATCATGTAGCTTTAATCATTGAAACATCAAATGAATATGCACGTGGGCTGATAAGAGGAATTAAAGAATACTTGAATGAAAATCGTCCTTGGTCGATATATTTGGGGGAGCATAGCAGAGACCATACAGATCTAGGCTGGCTAGAGAATTGGAAAGGCGATGGAATTATCGCAAGAATAGAAACAAAAGAAATAGCATCCATTATTAGCGACATTGACCTTCCTACTGTGGATGTGAGTGCTGATAGGTTTTTGCCTAAACTTCCTTGTGTTGAAACAGATAATCAGGCAATTGCTAATATGGCAGCTGATCATTTAATTAGCAAAGGATTTAATCATTTTGGTTTTTGCGGTGAAATGCAATTTCCCTGGGCCAAACAAAGATGTCAGTTTTTTATCAAGTATTTAAAAGATAAAGGCTTCCATTGTCATACTTTCGAATCAAGTCGAGAAAAATCATGGTCTAAAGACAGAGAAGATATGGCTCTGTGGCTAGAATCGTTGCCTAAGCCAATTGGAATTATGGCATCGTATGATATTCTAGGACAAAAGCTATTAGAAGCCTGCCAGCTTACCAATATCACTGTACCTTATCAGGTAGGAGTAATAGGAGTAGATAATGATGAGCTTCTTTGTAATCTTTCAGCTCCATCTTTATCGAGTATTGTTCCTGACACTCTAAATACTGGTTATAAAGCAGCTGAAATTTTGGATCGATGGATGGCTGGAGAAAAGGTTAAACCAGAACTTCATTTATTTCCTCCTATAAAACTTTTAACAAGAGTATCTACCGATGTTGTCAATGTAGAGGATGAACTTGTTTCTCAAGCTGTACAAATTATTCGAAACCATGCATATGACGACATTAAAGTGGAGGATATTTTAAAAGATGTCCTCGTTTCACGCAGTGTTCTTGACAATCGATTTAAAAAGGCTTTGGGTCGAACTCCTCATCAAGAAATTATTGAAACTAAAATGAACTTAATGAAACAATTGCTATCTGATACTGATCTACCCTTATCTTTAATAGCCGAAAGGATAGGATTCAAGCATTCCGAGTACATGAATGTGCTGTTTAAAAGAAAAACAGGTTTAACCCCTGGTCAGTATAGAAAGTTCAGCTTATAA